From the genome of Paucidesulfovibrio longus DSM 6739, one region includes:
- a CDS encoding adenosylcobinamide-GDP ribazoletransferase, translated as MNPIKEFSTALGFLTRLAPARLVDHTAISGCMRWLPLVGLVLGLVLVAPFWWLGLFAGRPLVQAWIIVCLNLYLTRGLHFDGLSDVADGCASHTETEHFWAIVKDSHVGAFGVLALVLAVSGQIVLFSELLDAGRFGALVWCFVMGRAAAVVLGFIVRSLARPGLGQKFMEGANFPATLFACLCTVAAGVLLTSPLGVLLAVALVVVGLVPLYYLIYTVEGVNGDFLGAAIVIAELTAALGLLLVL; from the coding sequence ATGAACCCGATCAAGGAATTTTCCACGGCGCTCGGATTTCTGACCCGGCTCGCCCCGGCGCGCCTCGTGGACCACACCGCCATTTCCGGCTGCATGCGCTGGCTGCCCCTGGTGGGCCTCGTGCTCGGCCTCGTGCTGGTCGCTCCCTTCTGGTGGCTCGGACTCTTTGCGGGCCGCCCGCTGGTCCAGGCCTGGATCATCGTCTGCCTGAACCTCTACCTCACGCGCGGCCTGCACTTCGACGGACTTTCCGATGTGGCCGACGGCTGCGCCTCGCACACGGAAACCGAACATTTCTGGGCCATCGTCAAGGACAGCCACGTGGGCGCGTTCGGCGTTCTCGCCTTGGTACTGGCCGTTTCCGGCCAGATCGTGCTCTTTTCCGAACTGCTGGACGCGGGCCGATTCGGCGCGCTGGTCTGGTGCTTCGTCATGGGCCGCGCGGCCGCCGTTGTCCTCGGCTTCATCGTCCGCAGCCTGGCCCGGCCCGGACTCGGCCAGAAGTTCATGGAAGGCGCGAACTTTCCGGCCACGCTCTTCGCCTGCCTCTGCACCGTGGCCGCCGGAGTGCTGCTGACCAGCCCCCTGGGCGTGCTGCTCGCCGTGGCCCTGGTGGTGGTCGGGCTCGTGCCCCTCTACTACCTGATCTACACCGTGGAAGGCGTCAACGGCGATTTCCTCGGCGCCGCCATCGTCATCGCCGAACTCACCGCCGCCCTCGGCCTGCTGCTCGTCCTCTAA
- a CDS encoding glycine zipper domain-containing protein: MMKKMVLIVTMLVFLAGCASKAQQGASTGALLGATVGALTAGNKVQGAAIGAGLGLLLGYVIGNEWDKYDSQRMSNTLETVPSGSTSTWRNPDTGAYYEATPKPAYYEDNRVYRDVELKAVVDGKDETVHAKAYRNPDGSWTLVQ; the protein is encoded by the coding sequence ATGATGAAGAAGATGGTATTGATCGTCACCATGCTCGTTTTTCTGGCCGGTTGCGCCAGCAAGGCCCAGCAGGGGGCGTCCACAGGCGCGCTGCTCGGCGCAACGGTCGGCGCGCTCACGGCTGGAAACAAGGTCCAGGGCGCGGCCATCGGCGCGGGCCTGGGACTGCTGCTCGGATACGTCATCGGCAACGAATGGGACAAGTACGACAGCCAGCGCATGAGCAACACCCTGGAAACCGTGCCTTCCGGGAGCACCAGCACCTGGCGCAACCCGGACACCGGGGCCTATTACGAAGCCACGCCCAAGCCCGCCTACTACGAGGACAACCGCGTCTATCGCGACGTGGAGCTGAAGGCGGTCGTGGACGGCAAGGACGAAACCGTGCACGCCAAGGCCTACCGCAACCCGGACGGCTCCTGGACCCTGGTTCAGTAG
- the atpB gene encoding F0F1 ATP synthase subunit A, whose translation MAGGLPHPLVIFRELNIALGADAAAHPGSPLDPSMYPIPTHVWFTWLAMAILLIAGLLVRRKLTLVPGGLQNFFEIIIGGMEDFVVANIGEKGRQFMPILATIFLFIATMNYLGLMPGCDAPTANINTNAAMAVFVFAYYNYIGIKTWKAGYIKHFLGPVGFLAPLMLVLETISHLARPLSLTLRLFGNIRGEEIVLILLFMLAPVASTVPMYFLFFLAKSIQALIFFMLTMIYLKGAVEHAH comes from the coding sequence ATGGCAGGTGGTTTGCCGCATCCCCTGGTAATTTTCAGGGAGCTGAACATCGCGCTCGGGGCGGACGCGGCTGCACATCCGGGCAGCCCGTTGGATCCGTCCATGTACCCGATCCCGACGCATGTGTGGTTTACGTGGTTGGCGATGGCTATTCTGCTCATCGCCGGGCTCTTGGTTCGCAGGAAACTGACCTTGGTTCCCGGCGGACTGCAAAACTTTTTTGAAATCATCATCGGCGGCATGGAAGATTTCGTCGTCGCCAACATCGGCGAGAAAGGACGTCAGTTCATGCCCATCCTGGCGACGATCTTCCTGTTCATCGCCACCATGAACTACCTCGGACTGATGCCCGGGTGCGACGCGCCCACGGCCAACATCAACACCAACGCGGCCATGGCGGTCTTCGTCTTCGCCTATTACAACTACATAGGCATCAAGACCTGGAAGGCCGGCTACATCAAGCACTTCCTCGGACCCGTCGGCTTCCTCGCGCCGCTGATGCTCGTCCTGGAAACCATTTCCCACCTCGCGCGCCCGCTGTCGCTCACTCTGCGACTCTTCGGCAACATCCGCGGTGAGGAAATCGTGCTGATCCTGCTGTTCATGCTGGCTCCGGTGGCCTCCACCGTGCCCATGTACTTCCTGTTCTTCCTGGCCAAGTCCATTCAGGCTCTGATCTTCTTCATGCTGACGATGATCTACCTGAAGGGCGCCGTCGAGCACGCCCACTGA
- a CDS encoding redox-sensing transcriptional repressor Rex: MGRKPLKSEHIPKATIGRLAVYIQVLERLKAEGTEVISSENLAQACSVNSSQIRKDLAYFGEFGVRGVGYYVPELITSIKQSLGVDRVWNCCIVGVGNLGRALLRHGEFKSKGFNIKVAFDCDPYKIGEIVEGLEVICTRKTRNLVDEQKLEIGIITTPPERAQRAANYLVEAGIKGIINYAPSRIEVPDHIPLEYVDFIHHFYALAFHINLGKAVE, translated from the coding sequence ATGGGGCGCAAACCATTGAAAAGCGAACACATTCCCAAGGCCACCATAGGCCGCCTCGCTGTCTACATCCAGGTTCTGGAGAGGCTCAAGGCCGAGGGCACGGAAGTCATCTCCTCCGAGAACCTGGCTCAGGCCTGCTCGGTGAACTCCTCGCAGATCCGAAAAGACCTCGCCTACTTCGGCGAGTTCGGGGTGCGGGGCGTCGGCTATTACGTGCCGGAACTGATCACCTCCATCAAGCAGTCCCTCGGAGTGGACCGCGTCTGGAACTGCTGCATCGTGGGCGTGGGCAACCTCGGCCGCGCGCTGCTGCGGCACGGCGAGTTCAAGAGCAAGGGCTTCAACATCAAGGTCGCCTTCGACTGCGACCCCTACAAGATCGGCGAGATCGTGGAGGGGCTCGAGGTCATCTGCACGCGCAAGACCAGAAATCTCGTGGACGAGCAGAAGCTCGAGATCGGGATCATCACCACCCCGCCGGAGCGCGCGCAGCGCGCCGCCAACTACCTCGTGGAGGCGGGCATCAAGGGCATCATCAACTATGCGCCCTCGCGCATCGAAGTCCCGGACCATATTCCTCTCGAATATGTGGACTTCATTCACCATTTCTACGCGCTGGCCTTCCACATCAACCTCGGCAAGGCCGTGGAGTAA
- a CDS encoding AtpZ/AtpI family protein, with translation MFFFKGDRHRELIDQLSTAGTIGLNLVSSTFIGLAMGWFLDKWLGTKPWMLLIMLLFGIVAGFRSVIREVQHIQRSDKKHDAGAERSEDEDDS, from the coding sequence ATGTTCTTTTTCAAGGGTGACAGGCACCGCGAGCTGATCGACCAGCTCTCCACCGCCGGAACCATCGGCCTGAACCTGGTTTCGTCCACGTTCATCGGCCTGGCCATGGGCTGGTTTCTGGACAAGTGGCTTGGAACCAAGCCGTGGATGCTGCTGATCATGCTCCTCTTCGGAATCGTTGCGGGCTTTCGCAGCGTGATCCGCGAGGTGCAGCACATCCAGCGGTCCGACAAGAAACACGACGCGGGCGCGGAGCGCTCCGAGGATGAAGATGATTCGTAA
- a CDS encoding SAM hydrolase/SAM-dependent halogenase family protein, with amino-acid sequence MNADPRPIALLTDFGLDDPYVGQVKGTLARLAPESRILDLSHGVAPFQIGQAAFFLAASAAHFPDNTVFMSVVDPGVGSKRRIVAARIRNRLFLAPDNGLLGLLLCPRALLGREADIFSMRDIPDNASATFHGRDIFAPLAARLAKGEPLEKLGIPIRKDSLVPHPATTPRPLTPEDRGSKITAHVLHVDRFDNVILNLQPGELFAKLIGSGQHQGVPAYPRAVRTYSDLREREVGMLEGSQGLLELAVNQGSAAKLMGCQVGHTVTLTLG; translated from the coding sequence ATGAATGCGGACCCAAGGCCCATCGCGCTGCTCACGGACTTCGGCCTGGACGACCCCTACGTGGGCCAGGTCAAGGGAACCCTGGCCCGCCTCGCGCCCGAAAGCCGCATCCTCGACCTCAGCCACGGCGTCGCGCCGTTCCAGATCGGCCAGGCCGCCTTCTTCCTCGCGGCCAGCGCCGCGCACTTTCCGGACAACACCGTATTCATGTCCGTGGTCGATCCGGGCGTGGGCTCCAAGCGCCGCATCGTGGCCGCCCGCATCCGCAATCGGCTTTTCCTCGCCCCGGACAACGGACTGCTCGGCCTGCTGCTCTGCCCCCGCGCACTGTTGGGCCGCGAAGCAGACATCTTCTCCATGCGCGACATCCCCGACAACGCCTCCGCGACGTTTCACGGCCGCGACATCTTCGCGCCCCTGGCCGCCCGGCTGGCAAAAGGCGAGCCTCTCGAAAAACTCGGAATCCCCATCCGCAAGGACAGCCTGGTGCCCCACCCGGCCACGACGCCCCGGCCCTTGACCCCTGAAGACAGAGGCTCCAAGATAACCGCGCACGTGCTCCACGTGGACCGCTTCGACAACGTGATTCTCAATCTTCAGCCCGGCGAGCTTTTCGCCAAGCTGATCGGCTCCGGCCAGCACCAGGGCGTCCCGGCCTACCCGCGGGCGGTGCGCACCTATTCCGACCTGCGCGAAAGGGAGGTCGGCATGCTCGAAGGCAGCCAGGGCCTGCTGGAGCTGGCCGTGAACCAAGGCTCCGCCGCCAAGCTCATGGGCTGCCAGGTGGGCCATACCGTGACCCTGACCCTCGGCTGA
- the atpE gene encoding ATP synthase F0 subunit C, translating into MKLVKVLFATMAMVLTASMAFAADAAVASSVAYATALGMGIAAGLCGIGQGLGLKAACEGTARNPEASGKITVTLILGLAFVESLAIYALVVNLILLFANPLIG; encoded by the coding sequence ATGAAGCTCGTCAAAGTTCTGTTCGCTACCATGGCTATGGTTCTGACCGCCTCCATGGCTTTCGCCGCCGACGCCGCTGTCGCCAGCTCCGTCGCTTACGCCACCGCTCTGGGCATGGGCATCGCCGCCGGCCTCTGCGGCATCGGTCAGGGCCTGGGCCTGAAGGCCGCCTGCGAAGGCACCGCCCGCAACCCCGAGGCTTCCGGCAAGATCACCGTTACCCTGATCCTGGGCCTGGCCTTCGTCGAGTCCCTGGCCATTTACGCCCTGGTCGTCAACCTGATCCTTCTGTTCGCCAACCCGCTGATCGGCTAA
- a CDS encoding YitT family protein, which produces MTKTVDPEFPLRGRGFSIPYNLLLITIGSALIAFGIKSIAIPHGFLTGGMAGAGLLVYYIIGGLQPGQWFWALNVPIFILAWCMVSRRFFFYSLYGMIAVGLFMDLMPQLLVIQDTWLAVFTCGAFIGLGAGVALRSLGSTGGTDILAVIANKRYNANIGKFRFLVDLTIFGAGFGFLDLERMLYSLAMTFVTGTVVDYSLNVFSERKMALVIAEHSEPIMHDVLEKLHRGATYLYGQGGYSGRRKKVIMVMVNNIQLKRLEEIVYTHDPKAFLIIGSGYKVLGKGFSARKEY; this is translated from the coding sequence ATGACCAAGACAGTTGATCCCGAATTCCCGCTGCGGGGACGCGGCTTTTCCATCCCCTACAATTTGCTGCTGATCACCATCGGATCGGCGCTGATCGCCTTCGGCATCAAGTCCATCGCCATTCCGCACGGATTTCTCACCGGCGGCATGGCCGGAGCGGGCCTGCTGGTCTACTACATCATCGGCGGGCTCCAGCCCGGCCAGTGGTTCTGGGCGCTGAACGTGCCCATCTTCATCCTGGCCTGGTGCATGGTCAGCCGGCGCTTCTTCTTCTACAGCCTCTACGGCATGATCGCGGTGGGCCTGTTCATGGACCTCATGCCGCAGCTCCTCGTCATCCAGGACACCTGGCTCGCGGTCTTCACCTGCGGCGCGTTCATCGGCCTGGGAGCGGGCGTGGCCCTGCGTTCCCTGGGCTCCACGGGCGGCACGGACATCCTCGCCGTCATCGCCAACAAGCGCTACAACGCCAACATCGGCAAATTCCGCTTTCTCGTGGACCTGACCATCTTCGGCGCGGGCTTCGGATTTCTCGATCTGGAGCGCATGCTCTACTCACTGGCCATGACCTTCGTGACCGGGACCGTCGTGGACTACAGCCTGAACGTGTTCAGCGAGCGCAAGATGGCCCTGGTCATCGCCGAACATTCCGAACCGATCATGCACGACGTGCTGGAAAAGCTGCACCGCGGCGCCACCTACCTCTACGGGCAGGGCGGCTACTCCGGACGGCGCAAAAAGGTCATCATGGTCATGGTCAACAACATTCAGCTCAAACGCCTGGAGGAAATCGTCTACACGCACGATCCCAAGGCGTTTTTGATCATCGGTTCGGGGTACAAGGTGCTCGGCAAGGGATTTTCGGCACGCAAGGAGTACTGA
- a CDS encoding ATP synthase subunit I codes for MIRKLEAFLYKRGFTHPQVRAMVRNQLVLAFLSITVINGLTACSAWALSFAAGCLLVTLNFWWMARTGQSVVSAQKGAVTLMLILFYGRMALTGLALFALIAWLDASVSGLLVGLSTVVVNAITWGTANYMQKAKEA; via the coding sequence ATGATTCGTAAACTGGAAGCCTTTCTCTACAAGCGCGGGTTCACGCACCCGCAGGTGCGCGCCATGGTGCGCAACCAGCTTGTGCTGGCCTTCCTGTCCATAACGGTCATCAACGGCCTGACGGCCTGCTCCGCATGGGCCCTGTCCTTTGCCGCGGGCTGCCTGCTCGTGACGCTCAATTTCTGGTGGATGGCCCGCACCGGGCAATCCGTCGTGTCTGCGCAGAAAGGCGCCGTCACGCTGATGCTGATACTTTTCTACGGAAGAATGGCTCTTACCGGACTGGCCCTGTTCGCGCTCATCGCGTGGCTCGATGCCTCTGTGTCCGGATTGTTGGTCGGCCTCTCCACGGTGGTGGTTAACGCTATTACTTGGGGGACCGCCAATTACATGCAAAAAGCGAAGGAGGCGTAA
- a CDS encoding MBOAT family O-acyltransferase translates to MLFNSLGFAAFFLLTAWLHFVVPRRYAWVPLLVASYYFYMSWRPVFGLLLLASTLVNYVAALRMAALPGKPGRGKYLLLCLVFNLGLLFVFKYFNFFSRSLADALAVWGLAVDPPLLDMLLPVGISFYTFQVLGYVIDVYEERIEAERHPGIFALFVAFWPQLLAGPINRAKLLLPQFRPEAFRTRRFDAALAVDGLRQMLWGLFKKVVIADNLALHVNHVFNHAGELRGLPVVLAAVFYTVQIYCDFSGYTDVALGAARFMGFRLTENFDRPYFARSVREFWQRWHISLSTWFRDYVYIPLGGSRVAAWRRHLNILLTFLLSGLWHGADWTFVVWGGLHGAVLVLENATGGFQKRLADRLFPLRAGLNNAVQVGLTMTLVCLAWVFFRADSLAQALTVLRSMAPRAGGPLLGDGPAILGGWTLLFHGALVLLLVGVELAGRPGAVRERVARWPLTLRWLAYSAGAWAVALCTVFGVRQEFIYFQF, encoded by the coding sequence ATGCTCTTCAACTCGCTCGGCTTCGCGGCGTTTTTTCTGCTCACCGCCTGGCTGCACTTCGTGGTTCCCAGGCGCTACGCCTGGGTTCCGCTCCTGGTGGCCAGCTACTATTTCTACATGTCCTGGCGGCCCGTGTTCGGGCTCCTGCTTCTGGCCTCCACCCTGGTCAACTATGTCGCGGCCCTGCGCATGGCCGCGCTGCCGGGCAAGCCCGGACGCGGCAAGTATCTCCTGCTCTGCCTCGTCTTCAACCTGGGTCTGCTTTTCGTCTTCAAGTATTTCAACTTCTTCAGCCGTTCCCTGGCCGACGCCCTGGCTGTCTGGGGTCTTGCCGTGGACCCGCCCCTGCTGGACATGCTCCTGCCCGTGGGCATCAGCTTCTACACCTTCCAGGTGCTCGGCTACGTCATCGACGTGTACGAGGAGCGGATCGAGGCGGAGCGCCATCCCGGAATCTTCGCGCTCTTCGTGGCCTTCTGGCCCCAGCTTCTGGCCGGGCCGATCAACCGGGCCAAGCTGCTGCTGCCCCAGTTCCGGCCGGAGGCGTTCCGCACCCGGCGCTTCGACGCGGCGCTCGCCGTGGACGGGCTGCGGCAGATGCTCTGGGGCCTGTTCAAGAAGGTGGTCATCGCCGACAATCTGGCCCTGCACGTGAACCACGTCTTCAACCATGCGGGGGAGCTGCGCGGGCTGCCCGTGGTGCTGGCGGCGGTGTTCTACACCGTTCAGATCTATTGCGATTTTTCGGGCTACACGGACGTGGCCCTGGGCGCGGCGCGGTTCATGGGCTTTCGGCTGACCGAGAACTTCGACCGGCCCTATTTCGCCCGCTCCGTGCGGGAGTTCTGGCAGCGCTGGCACATCTCCCTGTCCACCTGGTTTCGGGATTACGTCTACATCCCGCTCGGCGGCAGCCGCGTGGCCGCCTGGCGGCGGCATCTGAACATCCTGCTGACCTTCCTGCTCTCCGGCCTCTGGCACGGGGCGGACTGGACCTTCGTGGTCTGGGGCGGGCTGCATGGAGCCGTCCTCGTGCTGGAGAACGCCACGGGCGGCTTCCAGAAGCGGCTTGCGGACCGGCTCTTCCCTTTGCGGGCCGGGCTGAACAACGCGGTGCAGGTGGGCCTGACCATGACCCTGGTCTGCCTGGCCTGGGTCTTTTTCCGGGCCGACTCCCTGGCCCAGGCCCTGACCGTGCTCCGCAGCATGGCCCCCCGGGCGGGCGGCCCGCTTCTGGGCGACGGCCCCGCGATTCTGGGCGGCTGGACTTTGCTCTTCCACGGCGCGCTGGTGCTGCTGCTCGTGGGCGTGGAGCTGGCGGGCCGTCCCGGCGCGGTGCGCGAGCGCGTGGCCCGCTGGCCGCTGACGCTGCGCTGGCTGGCCTACAGCGCCGGAGCCTGGGCCGTGGCGCTGTGCACGGTCTTCGGCGTGCGCCAGGAATTCATCTACTTCCAATTCTGA
- a CDS encoding aldehyde ferredoxin oxidoreductase N-terminal domain-containing protein, producing MSASMNVSLVRDHFRVLVADLGTGRSSVEEMDGRDAVAGGSGLAALLFGRYGLPDQPWDHPDQPLILAVGPLTGLFPLMSKTVAAFKSPYHDQYTESHAGGRSALCLAYAGYDALVVRGRAAHLSCLCVGSQRVEMRDVRWMAGWDAFKSGKSLRKMFPGSGHRSILRVGPAGENGSAMACINVDTYRHFGRMGGGGVMGSKNLKAVVLLGDGVYDAPGGKEYAKLFQQVHTRLTDTDMMRKYHDLGTAGNVAALNELKSLPWRNLQQTTDPDVGGISGESFAEKNLLRNMACAGCPVGCIHIGYVREKFQEDHRFFYRQVSYDYELIFALGSMLGVTEAAPSLMIMDRVEKTGLDAMSAGVALAWAAEALEKGVVTEEQTLLPLKFGDAVNFEEALDLLAGRVNEFWSALAMGVPVAAAKFGGGDFACVLGQEMAGYATGEVFFTSQSMGFRHSHLDAGGYAWDQQHQDQDLEAALDFLVEDERKRTLLCCMVSCLFARGIYKDELVSECLSSVGQSALAGKLDEVGHAVQELRWATRFTTGYDPAAVSIPKRFKEVVTWKGPLDEDYLNRLRASYAERIRDMAAKGSARLPGGKES from the coding sequence ATGAGCGCAAGCATGAACGTTTCCCTGGTGCGCGACCATTTCCGCGTGCTCGTGGCCGACCTGGGCACGGGCCGCTCCAGCGTGGAGGAAATGGACGGACGCGACGCCGTGGCGGGCGGCAGCGGCCTGGCCGCGCTGCTCTTCGGGCGCTACGGCCTGCCGGACCAGCCCTGGGACCATCCCGACCAGCCCCTGATCCTGGCCGTGGGGCCGCTCACGGGCCTTTTTCCGCTGATGAGCAAGACCGTGGCGGCGTTCAAGTCGCCGTATCATGACCAATACACCGAGAGCCACGCGGGCGGTCGGTCCGCCCTGTGCCTGGCCTATGCCGGGTACGACGCCCTGGTGGTCCGGGGCCGCGCCGCGCACCTGAGCTGCCTCTGCGTGGGCTCGCAGCGGGTCGAGATGCGCGACGTGCGCTGGATGGCGGGCTGGGATGCGTTCAAGTCGGGCAAGTCCCTGCGCAAGATGTTCCCCGGCTCCGGCCATCGCAGCATCCTGCGCGTCGGCCCGGCCGGGGAAAACGGCTCGGCCATGGCCTGCATCAACGTGGACACCTACCGCCATTTCGGCCGCATGGGCGGCGGCGGAGTCATGGGGAGCAAGAATCTCAAGGCCGTGGTGCTGCTCGGCGACGGCGTCTACGACGCGCCCGGCGGCAAGGAGTATGCGAAGCTTTTCCAGCAGGTCCATACCCGCCTGACCGACACGGACATGATGCGCAAGTATCACGACCTGGGCACCGCCGGAAACGTGGCCGCGCTCAACGAGCTGAAGAGCCTGCCCTGGCGCAACCTCCAGCAGACCACGGATCCGGACGTGGGGGGCATCAGCGGCGAGAGCTTCGCCGAGAAGAATCTCCTGAGGAACATGGCCTGCGCCGGCTGCCCCGTGGGCTGCATCCACATCGGCTACGTGCGGGAGAAGTTCCAGGAGGACCACCGCTTCTTCTATCGCCAGGTATCCTACGACTACGAGCTGATCTTCGCGCTGGGGTCCATGCTCGGCGTGACCGAGGCCGCACCGTCCCTGATGATCATGGACCGGGTCGAGAAGACGGGCCTGGACGCCATGAGCGCGGGCGTCGCCCTGGCCTGGGCGGCGGAGGCCCTGGAAAAGGGCGTCGTCACCGAGGAGCAGACCCTGCTGCCGCTGAAGTTCGGCGACGCCGTGAACTTCGAGGAGGCCCTGGACCTGCTCGCCGGACGGGTCAACGAATTCTGGTCCGCGCTGGCCATGGGCGTGCCCGTGGCCGCGGCGAAATTCGGCGGCGGGGATTTCGCCTGCGTGCTCGGCCAGGAAATGGCGGGCTATGCCACGGGCGAGGTCTTCTTCACCTCCCAGAGCATGGGCTTTCGCCACTCGCACCTGGACGCGGGCGGCTACGCCTGGGACCAGCAGCACCAGGACCAGGATCTGGAAGCGGCCCTGGATTTCCTCGTGGAGGACGAGCGCAAGCGGACCCTGCTCTGCTGCATGGTTTCGTGCCTGTTCGCGCGCGGCATCTACAAGGATGAGCTGGTTTCGGAATGCCTCTCAAGCGTGGGGCAGAGCGCTCTCGCCGGAAAGCTGGACGAGGTGGGCCACGCCGTGCAGGAACTGCGCTGGGCCACGCGCTTCACGACAGGATACGACCCGGCGGCGGTGTCGATCCCGAAGCGGTTCAAGGAGGTCGTGACCTGGAAGGGGCCGCTGGACGAGGATTACCTGAATCGTCTGCGCGCCTCCTATGCGGAGCGCATCCGGGACATGGCCGCCAAGGGGAGCGCCCGCCTGCCCGGAGGCAAGGAAAGTTGA
- a CDS encoding 4Fe-4S dicluster domain-containing protein — MKTLITPRMERCIGCHSCSLACARLVHGRISWDTAGIRIKSSGGLSTGFEARVCVACDPAYCAQACPTGAMTQRRGGGVIVKKKLCIRCGECARACPVDAIHLDRSSEPFVCIHCGRCVSFCPHDCLELADDAPAKPESGKEASA; from the coding sequence ATGAAAACATTGATCACACCCCGCATGGAGCGGTGCATCGGCTGCCATTCCTGTTCCCTGGCCTGCGCCCGGCTCGTGCACGGACGCATCTCCTGGGACACGGCGGGCATCCGCATCAAAAGCTCCGGCGGTCTTTCCACGGGATTCGAGGCCCGCGTCTGCGTGGCCTGCGATCCCGCCTACTGCGCCCAGGCCTGCCCCACAGGGGCCATGACCCAGCGCCGGGGCGGCGGCGTCATCGTCAAGAAGAAGCTCTGCATCCGCTGCGGCGAATGCGCGCGGGCCTGCCCCGTGGACGCCATCCATCTGGACCGTTCGAGCGAGCCCTTCGTCTGCATCCACTGCGGCCGTTGCGTGTCTTTCTGCCCGCACGACTGCCTGGAGCTGGCGGACGACGCCCCCGCGAAACCGGAATCCGGCAAGGAGGCGTCCGCATGA
- the serB gene encoding phosphoserine phosphatase SerB, whose translation MKDIILIHVTGGDKPGVTAGLSEVLAAYGVDILDIGQVVIHNFLTLGILIRIPPEADSAPIVKDVLFKAHELGISLRLHPLDSEGYDQWVGAQGKQRHIVTLLARRITAVHLEAVTKVLVGNGLNIDTIHRLSGRVPLSGESPRQACVEFTVRGTPDDTSAMRQSFLDISAEIGVDIAFQEDNVFRRNRRLVAFDMDSTLIQAEVIDELAARAGVGAEVAAITESAMRGELDFQQSLRKRLALLKGLDAQVLEDVAADLPLSEGAERLISNLKRVGYKIAILSGGFTFFGNRLAQRLGIDYVHANELEIRDGKLTGNVVGAIVDGARKAELLKAIAEKEGISLQQVIAVGDGANDLPMLGLAGLGVAFHAKPKVKKGAGHAISTMGLDSILYLIGFRDRESLPGD comes from the coding sequence ATGAAGGACATCATACTCATCCACGTCACCGGCGGAGACAAGCCGGGCGTCACCGCGGGCCTCAGCGAAGTGCTCGCCGCCTATGGCGTGGACATCCTCGACATCGGCCAGGTGGTCATCCACAATTTTCTGACCCTCGGCATTCTCATCCGCATCCCCCCCGAGGCCGATTCCGCGCCCATCGTCAAGGACGTGCTCTTCAAGGCCCACGAGCTGGGCATTTCCCTGCGGCTGCACCCTCTGGACTCCGAAGGCTACGACCAATGGGTCGGCGCGCAGGGCAAGCAGCGGCACATCGTCACGCTCCTGGCCCGGCGCATCACCGCCGTGCACCTGGAGGCCGTGACCAAGGTGCTCGTGGGCAACGGGCTGAACATCGACACCATCCACCGGCTTTCGGGCCGCGTGCCCCTTTCGGGCGAGTCCCCGCGTCAGGCCTGCGTGGAGTTCACCGTGCGCGGCACCCCGGACGACACCTCGGCCATGCGCCAGTCCTTCTTGGATATTTCCGCCGAGATAGGCGTGGACATCGCCTTCCAGGAAGACAACGTCTTCCGCCGCAACCGCAGGCTCGTGGCCTTCGACATGGACTCGACCCTGATCCAGGCCGAGGTCATCGACGAGCTGGCCGCGCGCGCCGGCGTGGGCGCGGAAGTGGCCGCCATCACGGAATCGGCCATGCGCGGCGAACTGGACTTCCAGCAGAGCCTGCGCAAGCGGCTGGCCCTGCTCAAGGGGCTCGACGCCCAGGTGCTCGAGGACGTGGCCGCGGACCTGCCTCTTTCCGAGGGAGCGGAGCGGCTGATCTCCAACCTCAAGCGCGTCGGCTACAAAATCGCCATTCTTTCCGGCGGGTTCACCTTCTTCGGCAACCGCCTGGCCCAGCGCCTCGGCATCGACTACGTCCACGCCAACGAACTGGAAATCCGGGACGGCAAGCTCACGGGCAACGTGGTCGGCGCCATTGTGGACGGCGCGCGCAAGGCCGAGCTGCTCAAGGCCATCGCCGAGAAGGAAGGCATCAGCCTCCAGCAGGTCATCGCCGTGGGCGACGGGGCCAACGACCTGCCCATGCTCGGACTCGCGGGCCTGGGCGTCGCCTTCCACGCCAAGCCCAAGGTCAAGAAGGGCGCGGGCCACGCCATCTCCACCATGGGACTCGACTCCATCCTCTATCTTATAGGCTTCCGCGACCGCGAATCGCTTCCCGGCGACTGA